CGGTAAGAGCACGCTGCTGCGGCTCGTGAACCGGATGAACGACCTGATCGAGGGAACGCAGCGCACCGGCAATATTCTGCTCGACGGAGAGGACATTAACGCCTCCGGGCACGACGTGTCAGCACTCCGTCGGCGGGTGGGAATGGTGTTCCAGAAATCGAACCCGTTCCCGAAGTCGATCTACGAGAACGTGGCCTACGGCCCGCGCGTGTCCGGGGACCGGAATCGGGCGCGACTGGACGAGATCGTGGCCCGGTGCCTGAAGCGTGCGGCGCTGTGGAACGAGGTCAAGGACCGGTTGGGGGCCAGCGCCCTCGAACTGTCCGGCGGGCAGCAGCAGCGCCTGTGCATCGCCCGGGCGCTGGCGACCGATCCCGAAGTGCTGCTCATGGACGAACCGGCCAGCGCACTGGACCCCAAGAGCACTCAGGCCATCGAAGACCTGATCGCCGAGCTGAAGCGCGAGTACACGATCCTCAT
The Gemmata palustris DNA segment above includes these coding regions:
- the pstB gene encoding phosphate ABC transporter ATP-binding protein PstB gives rise to the protein MTLPGLALPHVTNDSDFPAADSVSEKLAVRGVNFWYGAKQALFDINLSVPERSVTALIGPSGCGKSTLLRLVNRMNDLIEGTQRTGNILLDGEDINASGHDVSALRRRVGMVFQKSNPFPKSIYENVAYGPRVSGDRNRARLDEIVARCLKRAALWNEVKDRLGASALELSGGQQQRLCIARALATDPEVLLMDEPASALDPKSTQAIEDLIAELKREYTILIVTHNMQQAARVSDQTAFFFEGKLVESGPTEQMFRKPREKQTEDYITGRFG